A single window of Nicotiana sylvestris chromosome 3, ASM39365v2, whole genome shotgun sequence DNA harbors:
- the LOC104244922 gene encoding uncharacterized protein, producing the protein MPVVFSESSNISDQIRYRKSRTQNQQQDLDPIPILSSSTRSKPTISSLLLAPFSPTSPTHENPTTTSTTSTVISTKKKNFTTFRGLGCTASSQVSVPAVIRTSADWDSKRVKKKKQNSNKNKSVNSAVNVNGGGIGCNNINVVLNNTSSSSSCVGVPDVWCGPGIGLTTDAASVDCVVSRRPVSGRGRIENDKVTPRERSTYPVRRMVSPEDNPFLDMESSLGVPRSQVELFASRHHRHSRHGYPEGLAEIVMLQNSLMGGRTVGLDRYRDLRLDVDNMSYEELLELGDKIGYVNTGLREDEIARCVRRTRPFFLNNFSLIRTELERKCSICQEEYEAEDEMGKLDCGHFYHIRCIKQWLMQKNSCPVCKSAAMSND; encoded by the exons ATGCCTGTAGTATTTTCAGAAAGCTCAAATATTTCAGACCAAATTAGATACAGAAAATCCAGAACCCAAAACCAACAACAAGATTTAGATCCAATTCCAATATTATCTTCTTCTACTCGCTCAAAGCCTACAATTTCCTCTCTACTTTTAGCACCATTTTCTCCTACAAGTCCAACCCATGAAAACCCAACAACAACCAGTACCACCTCTACAGTTATttccactaaaaagaaaaactttACGACATTTAGAGGACTTGGTTGTACGGCTTCATCACAAGTGTCGGTTCCTGCTGTAATTAGAACTTCTGCTGACTGGGATTCCAAGAGAGTCAAGAAGAAAAAACAGAACAGCAACAAGAACAAATCCGTTAATTCTGCTGTTAATGTTAACGGAGGAGGGATTGGGTGCAATAATATTAATGTTGTACTGAATAATACGTCATCATCATCGAGCTGTGTGGGTGTTCCTGATGTATGGTGTGGTCCTGGAATTGGATTAACTACTGATGCTGCTTCTGTTGATTGTGTTGTTTCAAGAAGACCCGTCTCTGGTAGGGGAAGAATTGAAAATGACAAGGTTACCCCTAGAGAG CGATCTACATATCCTGTACGAAGAATGGTGAGCCCAGAAGACAACCCTTTTCTGGATATGGAAAGTAGCCTTGGTGTGCCGCGATCCCAAGTAGAATTATTTGCATCTAGGCATCATCGGCATTCTCGCCATGGTTACCCGGAAGGGCTTGCTGAG ATTGTGATGCTTCAAAATAGTCTTATGGGAGGAAGGACAGTTGGTCTTGATCGATATCGGGACTTGAGACTTGACGTGGATAACATGTCATATGAG GAATTGCTGGAACTTGGTGATAAAATTGGATATGTCAACACAGGATTGAGAGAAGACGAGATAGCTCGATGTGTTAGAAGGACCAGGCCCTTCTTTTTGAATAATTTCTCTCTTATCCGCACAGAATTGGAAAGGAAGTGCAGCATCTGTCAG GAGGAATATGAGGCTGAGGATGAGATGGGAAAGCTGGATTGTGGACACTTCTATCACATTCGTTGTATAAAGCAGTGGCTAATGCAAAAAAATAGTTGCCCCGTCTGTAAATCTGCAGCTATGTCTAATGACTAA
- the LOC104244923 gene encoding uncharacterized protein → MWYRVINRKRMSRGIDNNNRRKKKAENDEVEEQLQAAEDDVFLKLSLNSHMARGSSTQFIDPDLDQRFRALKSKQTPKIKNPIPQQPCSTSTASDVNLFPKFAALKSSLPAYSSSANQQAAEENEEADDEVEKVIKRAIDAARLDPSPPSDTDEDENSEDVLAKRK, encoded by the coding sequence ATGTGGTACCGTGTCATCAACAGGAAGAGAATGAGCAGAGGTATCGACAACAACAataggaggaagaagaaggcggAAAACGACGAGGTTGAAGAGCAGCTGCAGGCGGCAGAGGATGATGTATTCCTCAAGCTCAGCCTCAATTCCCATATGGCTCGTGGTTCTTCCACCCAATTCATCGATCCAGATCTCGATCAACGTTTCCGTGCCCTCAAATCCAAGCAAACCCCCAAAATCAAAAACCCTATTCCCCAACAACCATGTTCAACCTCTACAGCTTCCGATGTTAACTTGTTTCCCAAATTTGCAGCTCTCAAAAGCTCTCTTCCCGCTTATTCTTCTTCGGCTAACCAACAGGCTGCGGAGGAGAATGAAGAGGCTGACGATGAAGTTGAGAAGGTGATTAAGCGGGCCATTGATGCTGCTAGGCTTGACCCTTCACCTCCCTCTGACACTGATGAAGATGAAAATAGTGAGGATGTGTTAGCTAAGCGGAAATGA
- the LOC104244921 gene encoding uncharacterized protein, whose amino-acid sequence MVAFAPSDLRWAIHAPAGLPSFSAGEPVAAVVSPPQMLRPRAGGKTSPKPSVCTADELHYVPLPNNEWKLALWRYLPSPQRSRRNHPLLLLSGVGTNAIGYDLAPGSSFARYMSHQGFDTWILEVRGAGLSAKVSQDEGLQDATQVSTITSQLREFGHGLGNIVEESQQPISQFTGLQNRFSITVEDFLKQLHLIGKYNWDFDHYLEEDVPTAMDYIRNQCRPKDGKLLAIGHSMGGILLYAMLSQNGSRGKCTELASVITLGSSLDYTTSRSSLKTLLPLVDPAKAVNLPVVPLGALLAAIYPLASHPPYLLSWLNPQISAENMMHPEMFERLVLKNFCTIPAKLLSQLSTVFQKGGLRNRSGTFFYKDHLHKSNVPVLALAGDRDLICPPEAVYETAKLIPEDLVTYKVFGEPRGPNYGHYDLVGGRMAFYQVYPYIIEFLSRHDRV is encoded by the exons ATGGTTGCTTTTGCTCCATCGGATCTCCGTTGGGCGATTCACGCGCCGGCTGGCCTTCCGTCTTTCTCCGCCGGAGAACCCGTCGCTGCCGTTGTTAGTCCACCGCAGATGCTGAGGCCACGCGCAGGTGGTAAAACCAGCCCTAAGCCCTCTGTTTGTACGGCCGATGAGCTTCATTACGTTCCCCTTCCCAACAATGAATGGAAACTCGCCCTATGGCGCTACTTGCCTTCACCACAG CGGAGCCGCAGGAATCATCCTCTGTTATTATTGTCCGGAGTAGGCACTAATGCCATTGGCTATGATCTTGCTCCTGGT TCATCTTTTGCACGATATATGTCTCACCAAGGATTTGATACTTGGATTCTTGAAGTTCGAGGAGCTGGCTTGAGCGCAAAAGTTAGTCAAGATGAAG GATTACAAGATGCAACACAAGTGTCTACTATTACAAGCCAACTCAGGGAATTTGGTCACGGACTTGGAAATATTGTTGAGGAAAGTCAACAACCAATCTCTCAGTTTACTGGTCTGCAAAACCGCTTTTCTATTACAGTAGAAGATTTCTTGAAACAGCTTCATCTGATTGGGAAGTATAACTGGGACTTCGATCATTACTTGGAAGAAGATGTGCCTACAGCG ATGGACTACATAAGGAACCAATGCAGACCGAAGGACGGAAAGTTGCTCGCTATTGGCCATTCTATGGGAGGTATCTTGCTGTATGCAATGCTCTCACAAAATG GTTCCAGAGGAAAGTGCACCGAGTTGGCATCAGTCATCACTTTGGGTTCATCACTGGACTACACTACTTCACGGTCATCCCTGAAAACACTTTTACCCTTA GTAGATCCTGCAAAGGCTGTGAATCTTCCAGTTGTTCCACTCGGAGCATTACTCGCAGCCATCTATCCTCTTGCATCTCATCCTCCATATCTCTTATCATGGTTAAATCCTCAGATATCTGCGGAAAATATGATGCATCCGGAAATGTTTGAGAGACTTGTCTTGAAAAACTTTT GCACTATTCCTGCTAAACTTCTGTCACAGCTATCAACAGTCTTCCAAAAGGGTGGTCTAAGGAATAGAAGTGGGACTTTCTTTTACAAAGACCATCTTCACAAAAGCAATGTGCCTGTTTTAGCTCTTGCAGGGGACAGAGACCTTATTTGTCCTCCTGAAGCTGTGTATG AAACTGCCAAGCTGATTCCTGAAGACTTGGTCACGTATAAAGTTTTTGGTGAACCTCGGGGTCCAAATTATGGCCATTATGATCTAGTCGGTGGACGAATG GCCTTCTATCAAGTATACCCATATATAATTGAATTCCTCAGTCGACATGATAGAGTGTAG
- the LOC104244919 gene encoding uncharacterized protein isoform X2, producing MFTAINLHSQLSLNRRLFLTQISVQLQSRNLKISSCLSLNKPKDQTTNASTAAAGTGTDTLRIILAAGGTGGHIYPAIAIADDLKTLDPNAQILFVGLPTGMESTAVPTAGYSFTPIQAAPLGRPFISLYNNKCVVCGNPVRLSLRQYASKAVARRHFFSKAVVGKGDGKVVLILGGSLGANALNVAILHLYSEMLDERKDLFLIWQTGVLAFDEMESLVKFHPRLYITPFLHSMDLAYSAADLIVSRAGAMICSEILAAGKPCILIPSPNVAEGHQFHNACLMADVAGSRVITEDELDSLTLKSAIEEILDNEGLMTEMSERALKAAKPDASVEIAKHILSLVNFSSPQG from the exons ATGTTTACTGCCATCAATTTACACTCCCAACTTTCACTGAACCGCCGGTTATTTTTAACCCAAATCTCCGTTCAACTTCAATCTAG GAATCTCAAGATCAGTAGCTGTCTCTCTCTAAACAAACCCAAAGATCAAACCACCAATGCATCAACAGCAGCTGCTGGAACTGGAACTGACACTCTTCGAATCATATTGGCCGCAGGGGGCACAGGTGGCCATATATACCCAGCTATTGCCATTGCTGATGATCTCAAAACCCTTGAcccaaatgcccaaatactgtttGTTGGGCTCCCAACTGGAATGGAGAGCACTGCAGTGCCAACAGCAGGATATTCGTTTACACCGATTCAAGCCGCACCATTGGGCCGGCCCTTCATCTCTCTGTACAAC AACAAATGCGTGGTGTGCGGAAATCCTGTGAGATTGTCGTTGAGGCAATATGCATCCAAGGCTGTGGCAAGGCGTCATTTCTTTTCAAAGGCGGTTGTAGGGAAGGGGGACGGTAAAGTGGTGTTGATTCTTGGTGGCTCTTTGGGTGCCAATGCACTTAATGTAGCTATCTTGCATTTGTATTCTGAAATGTTAGACGAACGGAAAGACTTGTTTTTAATATGGCAGACAGGCGTTCTAGCATTTGATGAGATGGAGAGCCTCGTAAAATTCCATCCCCGATTATACATTACCCC GTTCTTGCATTCTATGGATTTAGCATACTCAGCTGCAGACCTTATTGTATCTAGAGCTGGAGCAATGATCTGCTCTGAAATCTTGGCTGCTGGGAAACCTTGTATTCTG ATACCTTCACCAAATGTGGCTGAAGGACATCAATTTCACAATGCTTGTCTAATGGCCGATGTAGCTGGTTCGAGGGTTATAACTGAAGATGAACTTGACTCTCTGACTCTTAAAAGTGCGATTGAAGAAATTTTAG ATAATGAGGGATTGATGACAGAGATGTCTGAGAGAGCGCTCAAGGCTGCGAAGCCAGATGCATCTGTTGAAATTGCTAAACACATTCTTTCTCTTGTAAACTTTTCGTCACCTCAAGGATGA
- the LOC104244919 gene encoding uncharacterized protein isoform X1, producing the protein MFTAINLHSQLSLNRRLFLTQISVQLQSRNLKISSCLSLNKPKDQTTNASTAAAGTGTDTLRIILAAGGTGGHIYPAIAIADDLKTLDPNAQILFVGLPTGMESTAVPTAGYSFTPIQAAPLGRPFISLYNVFVLPYILIKSLIKSFLILQEFKPHIVIGTGGFVSFPICLAAGLKGIKLAIQEQNSVPGVANRVLSLFADKVFAAFNSSVDCFWQKNKCVVCGNPVRLSLRQYASKAVARRHFFSKAVVGKGDGKVVLILGGSLGANALNVAILHLYSEMLDERKDLFLIWQTGVLAFDEMESLVKFHPRLYITPFLHSMDLAYSAADLIVSRAGAMICSEILAAGKPCILIPSPNVAEGHQFHNACLMADVAGSRVITEDELDSLTLKSAIEEILDNEGLMTEMSERALKAAKPDASVEIAKHILSLVNFSSPQG; encoded by the exons ATGTTTACTGCCATCAATTTACACTCCCAACTTTCACTGAACCGCCGGTTATTTTTAACCCAAATCTCCGTTCAACTTCAATCTAG GAATCTCAAGATCAGTAGCTGTCTCTCTCTAAACAAACCCAAAGATCAAACCACCAATGCATCAACAGCAGCTGCTGGAACTGGAACTGACACTCTTCGAATCATATTGGCCGCAGGGGGCACAGGTGGCCATATATACCCAGCTATTGCCATTGCTGATGATCTCAAAACCCTTGAcccaaatgcccaaatactgtttGTTGGGCTCCCAACTGGAATGGAGAGCACTGCAGTGCCAACAGCAGGATATTCGTTTACACCGATTCAAGCCGCACCATTGGGCCGGCCCTTCATCTCTCTGTACAACGTATTCGTCCTCCCTTATATTCTCATTAAATCCCTAATCAAAAGTTTCCTAATACTTCAAGAGTTCAAACCCCATATAGTAATTGGAACTGGTGGGTTTGTTTCTTTTCCGATTTGCCTAGCTGCTGGACTTAAAGGCATTAAACTAGCAATCCAAGAACAAAATTCAGTACCCGGTGTAGCAAATCGGGTGCTTTCATTATTTGCTGACAAAGTGTTTGCTGCATTTAATTCTAGTGTTGATTGTTTTTGGCAAAAGAACAAATGCGTGGTGTGCGGAAATCCTGTGAGATTGTCGTTGAGGCAATATGCATCCAAGGCTGTGGCAAGGCGTCATTTCTTTTCAAAGGCGGTTGTAGGGAAGGGGGACGGTAAAGTGGTGTTGATTCTTGGTGGCTCTTTGGGTGCCAATGCACTTAATGTAGCTATCTTGCATTTGTATTCTGAAATGTTAGACGAACGGAAAGACTTGTTTTTAATATGGCAGACAGGCGTTCTAGCATTTGATGAGATGGAGAGCCTCGTAAAATTCCATCCCCGATTATACATTACCCC GTTCTTGCATTCTATGGATTTAGCATACTCAGCTGCAGACCTTATTGTATCTAGAGCTGGAGCAATGATCTGCTCTGAAATCTTGGCTGCTGGGAAACCTTGTATTCTG ATACCTTCACCAAATGTGGCTGAAGGACATCAATTTCACAATGCTTGTCTAATGGCCGATGTAGCTGGTTCGAGGGTTATAACTGAAGATGAACTTGACTCTCTGACTCTTAAAAGTGCGATTGAAGAAATTTTAG ATAATGAGGGATTGATGACAGAGATGTCTGAGAGAGCGCTCAAGGCTGCGAAGCCAGATGCATCTGTTGAAATTGCTAAACACATTCTTTCTCTTGTAAACTTTTCGTCACCTCAAGGATGA